A genomic region of Camelus ferus isolate YT-003-E chromosome 35, BCGSAC_Cfer_1.0, whole genome shotgun sequence contains the following coding sequences:
- the ACBD5 gene encoding acyl-CoA-binding domain-containing protein 5 isoform X1 has translation MLFFSFHAGSWESWCCCCCLIPPDRPWDRGRRWRLEMADTRSVHETRFEAAVKVIQSLPKNGSFQPTNEMMLKFYSFYKQATEGPCKLSRPAFWDPIGRYKWDAWSSLGDMTKEEAMIAYVEEMKKILETMPMTEKVEELLHVIGPFYEIVEDKKSGRSSDLTSVRLEKISKYLEDLGNALTSTPNAKTVNGKAESSDSGAESEEEEAQEEVKGAEQCDNEKKMMKKSADHKNLEIVVTNGYDKDSIVQGVQKDIPASSSQDGKDAEEVKHVDQNLEQTGQTAVCIQQDINDDHVEDVSGIQHLTSDSDSEVYCDSMEQFGQEESLDSFTSNSGPFRYYLGGDPSQPLESSGFPEDVQVSSGNGSTGDVQAEAVEGKGEVKHGGEDGRSNSGAPHREKRAGENEEFSNVRRGRGHRMQHLSEGNKGRQVGSGGDGERWGSDRGSRGSLNEQIALVLMRLQEDMQSVLQRLHKLETLTASQAKSSALQTSNQPPSPRPSWWPFEMSPGALTFAIIWPFIAQWLVYLYYQRRRSVSSPFPIK, from the exons ATGCTTTTCTTCTCG TTTCATGCAGGCTCCTGGGAAAGCTGGTGCTGCTGTTGCTGCCTGATTCCACCCGACAGACCTTGGGACCGGGGCCGGCGCTGGCGGCTGGAGATGGCGGACACGAGATCCGTGCATGAAACCAGATTTGAGGCAGCGGTGAAGGTGATCCAGAGTTTGCCGAAAAATG GTTCATTCCAGCCAAcaaatgaaatgatgctcaaGTTCTATAGCTTCTATAAGCAGGCAACTGAAGGACCCTGTAAACTATCAAGGCCTGCATTCTGGGATCCTATTGGAAGATATAAATG GGATGCTTGGAGTTCATTGGGTGATATGACCAAAGAGGAAGCCATGATTGCATatgttgaagaaatgaaaaag ATTCTTGAAACTATGCCCATGACTGAAAAAGTTGAAGAACTGCTTCATGTCATTGGTCCATTTTATGAAATTGTGGAGGACAAAAAGAGTGGCAGAAGTTCTGATTTAACCTCAG TCCGACTGGAGAAAATCTCTAAATACTTAGAAG ATCTTGGTAATGCTCTGACTTCTACTCCAAATGCCAAAACTGTTAATGGTAAAGCTGAAAGCAGCGATAGTGGAGCTGAGTCTGAGGAAGAAGAGGCCCAAGAAGAAGTAAAAGGAGCAGAACAATGTGATAATG aaaagaaaatgatgaagaaatCTGCAGACCATAAGAATTTGGAAATCGTTGTCACTAATGGCTACGATAAAGACAGCATTGTTCAGGGGGTACAGAAGGACATTCCTGCCAGCTCCTCCCAGGACGGCAAAGACGCTGAGGAAGTAAAACATGTAGATCAAAACTTGGAGCAAACTGGGCAGACTGCTGTCTGCATTCAACAAG atataaaCGATGATCATGTTGAAGATGTTTCAGGAATTCAACATTTGACGAGTGATTCAGACAGTGAAGTCTACTGTGATTCCATGGAGCAATTTGGACAAGAAGAg TCTTTAGATAGCTTTACGTCAAACAGTGGGCCATTTCGATATTACTTGGGTGGTGATCCCAGTCAGCCCTTGGAAAGCTCTGGTTTTCCTGAAGACGTTCAAGTATCTTCCGGAAATGGCAGCACTGGGGATGTGCAGGCAGAAGCAGTCGAAGGAAAAGGTGAAGTAAAGCATGGAGGAGAAGACGGCAGGAGTAACAGTGGAGCGCCACACCGTGAGAAACGGGCTGGGGAAAATGAGGAATTCTCTAATGtcagaagagggagag GGCACAGGATGCAGCATTTGAGTGAAGGAAACAAGGGTCGGCAAGTGGGCAGTGGAGGTGATGGGGAGCGCTGGGGCTCGGACAGAGGGTCGAGGGGCAGCCTCAACGAGCAGATTGCTCTTGTGCTCATGCGCCTGCAGGAGGACATGCAGAGCGTCCTCCAGAGACTGCACAAGCTGGAGACCCTGACGGCTTCACAG GCAAAATCATCAGCATTACAGACCAGTAATCAGCCCCCTTCACCG agacCGTCTTGGTGGCCCTTTGAGATGTCTCCTGGTGCATTAACTTTTGCTATCATATGGCCTTTTATTGCCCAGTGGTTGGTGTATTTATATTATCAAAGAAGGAGAAG TGTTTCATCACCATTTCCCATTAAGTAA
- the ACBD5 gene encoding acyl-CoA-binding domain-containing protein 5 isoform X4 gives MADTRSVHETRFEAAVKVIQSLPKNGSFQPTNEMMLKFYSFYKQATEGPCKLSRPAFWDPIGRYKWDAWSSLGDMTKEEAMIAYVEEMKKILETMPMTEKVEELLHVIGPFYEIVEDKKSGRSSDLTSVRLEKISKYLEDLGNALTSTPNAKTVNGKAESSDSGAESEEEEAQEEVKGAEQCDNEKKMMKKSADHKNLEIVVTNGYDKDSIVQGVQKDIPASSSQDGKDAEEVKHVDQNLEQTGQTAVCIQQDINDDHVEDVSGIQHLTSDSDSEVYCDSMEQFGQEESLDSFTSNSGPFRYYLGGDPSQPLESSGFPEDVQVSSGNGSTGDVQAEAVEGKGEVKHGGEDGRSNSGAPHREKRAGENEEFSNVRRGRGHRMQHLSEGNKGRQVGSGGDGERWGSDRGSRGSLNEQIALVLMRLQEDMQSVLQRLHKLETLTASQAKSSALQTSNQPPSPRPSWWPFEMSPGALTFAIIWPFIAQWLVYLYYQRRRSVSSPFPIK, from the exons ATGGCGGACACGAGATCCGTGCATGAAACCAGATTTGAGGCAGCGGTGAAGGTGATCCAGAGTTTGCCGAAAAATG GTTCATTCCAGCCAAcaaatgaaatgatgctcaaGTTCTATAGCTTCTATAAGCAGGCAACTGAAGGACCCTGTAAACTATCAAGGCCTGCATTCTGGGATCCTATTGGAAGATATAAATG GGATGCTTGGAGTTCATTGGGTGATATGACCAAAGAGGAAGCCATGATTGCATatgttgaagaaatgaaaaag ATTCTTGAAACTATGCCCATGACTGAAAAAGTTGAAGAACTGCTTCATGTCATTGGTCCATTTTATGAAATTGTGGAGGACAAAAAGAGTGGCAGAAGTTCTGATTTAACCTCAG TCCGACTGGAGAAAATCTCTAAATACTTAGAAG ATCTTGGTAATGCTCTGACTTCTACTCCAAATGCCAAAACTGTTAATGGTAAAGCTGAAAGCAGCGATAGTGGAGCTGAGTCTGAGGAAGAAGAGGCCCAAGAAGAAGTAAAAGGAGCAGAACAATGTGATAATG aaaagaaaatgatgaagaaatCTGCAGACCATAAGAATTTGGAAATCGTTGTCACTAATGGCTACGATAAAGACAGCATTGTTCAGGGGGTACAGAAGGACATTCCTGCCAGCTCCTCCCAGGACGGCAAAGACGCTGAGGAAGTAAAACATGTAGATCAAAACTTGGAGCAAACTGGGCAGACTGCTGTCTGCATTCAACAAG atataaaCGATGATCATGTTGAAGATGTTTCAGGAATTCAACATTTGACGAGTGATTCAGACAGTGAAGTCTACTGTGATTCCATGGAGCAATTTGGACAAGAAGAg TCTTTAGATAGCTTTACGTCAAACAGTGGGCCATTTCGATATTACTTGGGTGGTGATCCCAGTCAGCCCTTGGAAAGCTCTGGTTTTCCTGAAGACGTTCAAGTATCTTCCGGAAATGGCAGCACTGGGGATGTGCAGGCAGAAGCAGTCGAAGGAAAAGGTGAAGTAAAGCATGGAGGAGAAGACGGCAGGAGTAACAGTGGAGCGCCACACCGTGAGAAACGGGCTGGGGAAAATGAGGAATTCTCTAATGtcagaagagggagag GGCACAGGATGCAGCATTTGAGTGAAGGAAACAAGGGTCGGCAAGTGGGCAGTGGAGGTGATGGGGAGCGCTGGGGCTCGGACAGAGGGTCGAGGGGCAGCCTCAACGAGCAGATTGCTCTTGTGCTCATGCGCCTGCAGGAGGACATGCAGAGCGTCCTCCAGAGACTGCACAAGCTGGAGACCCTGACGGCTTCACAG GCAAAATCATCAGCATTACAGACCAGTAATCAGCCCCCTTCACCG agacCGTCTTGGTGGCCCTTTGAGATGTCTCCTGGTGCATTAACTTTTGCTATCATATGGCCTTTTATTGCCCAGTGGTTGGTGTATTTATATTATCAAAGAAGGAGAAG TGTTTCATCACCATTTCCCATTAAGTAA
- the ACBD5 gene encoding acyl-CoA-binding domain-containing protein 5 isoform X3 yields the protein MLFFSFHAGSWESWCCCCCLIPPDRPWDRGRRWRLEMADTRSVHETRFEAAVKVIQSLPKNGSFQPTNEMMLKFYSFYKQATEGPCKLSRPAFWDPIGRYKWDAWSSLGDMTKEEAMIAYVEEMKKILETMPMTEKVEELLHVIGPFYEIVEDKKSGRSSDLTSDLGNALTSTPNAKTVNGKAESSDSGAESEEEEAQEEVKGAEQCDNEKKMMKKSADHKNLEIVVTNGYDKDSIVQGVQKDIPASSSQDGKDAEEVKHVDQNLEQTGQTAVCIQQDINDDHVEDVSGIQHLTSDSDSEVYCDSMEQFGQEESLDSFTSNSGPFRYYLGGDPSQPLESSGFPEDVQVSSGNGSTGDVQAEAVEGKGEVKHGGEDGRSNSGAPHREKRAGENEEFSNVRRGRGHRMQHLSEGNKGRQVGSGGDGERWGSDRGSRGSLNEQIALVLMRLQEDMQSVLQRLHKLETLTASQAKSSALQTSNQPPSPRPSWWPFEMSPGALTFAIIWPFIAQWLVYLYYQRRRSVSSPFPIK from the exons ATGCTTTTCTTCTCG TTTCATGCAGGCTCCTGGGAAAGCTGGTGCTGCTGTTGCTGCCTGATTCCACCCGACAGACCTTGGGACCGGGGCCGGCGCTGGCGGCTGGAGATGGCGGACACGAGATCCGTGCATGAAACCAGATTTGAGGCAGCGGTGAAGGTGATCCAGAGTTTGCCGAAAAATG GTTCATTCCAGCCAAcaaatgaaatgatgctcaaGTTCTATAGCTTCTATAAGCAGGCAACTGAAGGACCCTGTAAACTATCAAGGCCTGCATTCTGGGATCCTATTGGAAGATATAAATG GGATGCTTGGAGTTCATTGGGTGATATGACCAAAGAGGAAGCCATGATTGCATatgttgaagaaatgaaaaag ATTCTTGAAACTATGCCCATGACTGAAAAAGTTGAAGAACTGCTTCATGTCATTGGTCCATTTTATGAAATTGTGGAGGACAAAAAGAGTGGCAGAAGTTCTGATTTAACCTCAG ATCTTGGTAATGCTCTGACTTCTACTCCAAATGCCAAAACTGTTAATGGTAAAGCTGAAAGCAGCGATAGTGGAGCTGAGTCTGAGGAAGAAGAGGCCCAAGAAGAAGTAAAAGGAGCAGAACAATGTGATAATG aaaagaaaatgatgaagaaatCTGCAGACCATAAGAATTTGGAAATCGTTGTCACTAATGGCTACGATAAAGACAGCATTGTTCAGGGGGTACAGAAGGACATTCCTGCCAGCTCCTCCCAGGACGGCAAAGACGCTGAGGAAGTAAAACATGTAGATCAAAACTTGGAGCAAACTGGGCAGACTGCTGTCTGCATTCAACAAG atataaaCGATGATCATGTTGAAGATGTTTCAGGAATTCAACATTTGACGAGTGATTCAGACAGTGAAGTCTACTGTGATTCCATGGAGCAATTTGGACAAGAAGAg TCTTTAGATAGCTTTACGTCAAACAGTGGGCCATTTCGATATTACTTGGGTGGTGATCCCAGTCAGCCCTTGGAAAGCTCTGGTTTTCCTGAAGACGTTCAAGTATCTTCCGGAAATGGCAGCACTGGGGATGTGCAGGCAGAAGCAGTCGAAGGAAAAGGTGAAGTAAAGCATGGAGGAGAAGACGGCAGGAGTAACAGTGGAGCGCCACACCGTGAGAAACGGGCTGGGGAAAATGAGGAATTCTCTAATGtcagaagagggagag GGCACAGGATGCAGCATTTGAGTGAAGGAAACAAGGGTCGGCAAGTGGGCAGTGGAGGTGATGGGGAGCGCTGGGGCTCGGACAGAGGGTCGAGGGGCAGCCTCAACGAGCAGATTGCTCTTGTGCTCATGCGCCTGCAGGAGGACATGCAGAGCGTCCTCCAGAGACTGCACAAGCTGGAGACCCTGACGGCTTCACAG GCAAAATCATCAGCATTACAGACCAGTAATCAGCCCCCTTCACCG agacCGTCTTGGTGGCCCTTTGAGATGTCTCCTGGTGCATTAACTTTTGCTATCATATGGCCTTTTATTGCCCAGTGGTTGGTGTATTTATATTATCAAAGAAGGAGAAG TGTTTCATCACCATTTCCCATTAAGTAA
- the ACBD5 gene encoding acyl-CoA-binding domain-containing protein 5 isoform X2 — MLFFSFHAGSWESWCCCCCLIPPDRPWDRGRRWRLEMADTRSVHETRFEAAVKVIQSLPKNGSFQPTNEMMLKFYSFYKQATEGPCKLSRPAFWDPIGRYKWDAWSSLGDMTKEEAMIAYVEEMKKILETMPMTEKVEELLHVIGPFYEIVEDKKSGRSSDLTSVRLEKISKYLEDLGNALTSTPNAKTVNGKAESSDSGAESEEEEAQEEVKGAEQCDNEKKMMKKSADHKNLEIVVTNGYDKDSIVQGVQKDIPASSSQDGKDAEEVKHVDQNLEQTGQTAVCIQQDINDDHVEDVSGIQHLTSDSDSEVYCDSMEQFGQEESLDSFTSNSGPFRYYLGGDPSQPLESSGFPEDVQVSSGNGSTGDVQAEAVEGKGEVKHGGEDGRSNSGAPHREKRAGENEEFSNVRRGRGHRMQHLSEGNKGRQVGSGGDGERWGSDRGSRGSLNEQIALVLMRLQEDMQSVLQRLHKLETLTASQAKSSALQTSNQPPSPRPSWWPFEMSPGALTFAIIWPFIAQWLVYLYYQRRRRKLN, encoded by the exons ATGCTTTTCTTCTCG TTTCATGCAGGCTCCTGGGAAAGCTGGTGCTGCTGTTGCTGCCTGATTCCACCCGACAGACCTTGGGACCGGGGCCGGCGCTGGCGGCTGGAGATGGCGGACACGAGATCCGTGCATGAAACCAGATTTGAGGCAGCGGTGAAGGTGATCCAGAGTTTGCCGAAAAATG GTTCATTCCAGCCAAcaaatgaaatgatgctcaaGTTCTATAGCTTCTATAAGCAGGCAACTGAAGGACCCTGTAAACTATCAAGGCCTGCATTCTGGGATCCTATTGGAAGATATAAATG GGATGCTTGGAGTTCATTGGGTGATATGACCAAAGAGGAAGCCATGATTGCATatgttgaagaaatgaaaaag ATTCTTGAAACTATGCCCATGACTGAAAAAGTTGAAGAACTGCTTCATGTCATTGGTCCATTTTATGAAATTGTGGAGGACAAAAAGAGTGGCAGAAGTTCTGATTTAACCTCAG TCCGACTGGAGAAAATCTCTAAATACTTAGAAG ATCTTGGTAATGCTCTGACTTCTACTCCAAATGCCAAAACTGTTAATGGTAAAGCTGAAAGCAGCGATAGTGGAGCTGAGTCTGAGGAAGAAGAGGCCCAAGAAGAAGTAAAAGGAGCAGAACAATGTGATAATG aaaagaaaatgatgaagaaatCTGCAGACCATAAGAATTTGGAAATCGTTGTCACTAATGGCTACGATAAAGACAGCATTGTTCAGGGGGTACAGAAGGACATTCCTGCCAGCTCCTCCCAGGACGGCAAAGACGCTGAGGAAGTAAAACATGTAGATCAAAACTTGGAGCAAACTGGGCAGACTGCTGTCTGCATTCAACAAG atataaaCGATGATCATGTTGAAGATGTTTCAGGAATTCAACATTTGACGAGTGATTCAGACAGTGAAGTCTACTGTGATTCCATGGAGCAATTTGGACAAGAAGAg TCTTTAGATAGCTTTACGTCAAACAGTGGGCCATTTCGATATTACTTGGGTGGTGATCCCAGTCAGCCCTTGGAAAGCTCTGGTTTTCCTGAAGACGTTCAAGTATCTTCCGGAAATGGCAGCACTGGGGATGTGCAGGCAGAAGCAGTCGAAGGAAAAGGTGAAGTAAAGCATGGAGGAGAAGACGGCAGGAGTAACAGTGGAGCGCCACACCGTGAGAAACGGGCTGGGGAAAATGAGGAATTCTCTAATGtcagaagagggagag GGCACAGGATGCAGCATTTGAGTGAAGGAAACAAGGGTCGGCAAGTGGGCAGTGGAGGTGATGGGGAGCGCTGGGGCTCGGACAGAGGGTCGAGGGGCAGCCTCAACGAGCAGATTGCTCTTGTGCTCATGCGCCTGCAGGAGGACATGCAGAGCGTCCTCCAGAGACTGCACAAGCTGGAGACCCTGACGGCTTCACAG GCAAAATCATCAGCATTACAGACCAGTAATCAGCCCCCTTCACCG agacCGTCTTGGTGGCCCTTTGAGATGTCTCCTGGTGCATTAACTTTTGCTATCATATGGCCTTTTATTGCCCAGTGGTTGGTGTATTTATATTATCAAAGAAGGAGAAG aaaactgaactgA